The following are encoded together in the Sphaerodactylus townsendi isolate TG3544 linkage group LG14, MPM_Stown_v2.3, whole genome shotgun sequence genome:
- the DND1 gene encoding dead end protein homolog 1, giving the protein MEAGGDVPAGGAGLQEWTEVVSRENKAALSAWVQETGIRLVQVNGQRKYGGPPPGWNGGTPTSGSEVFIGKIPQDVYEDKLIPLFQSVGKLYEFRLMMTFSGLNRGFAYAKYANRRSAQEAIAALNSFEILPGHPIVVCRSTEKCELSIDGIALSIRKRPFLQLLCELTAGVTNISLHPSPFQNRKQFATVKYASHWAAAMAKKVLVEGSLWVCGDNIEVDWLKPSLKQELNIRTSVQAVPEILPPGCSAEDAPSQGPVDRPVPLAVGSVLDYLNLQCEEGQLGTPVFLTKCIQKKRGWTQFWYQVVIPNYLSPFSGLIWIKQDEAVVEDHEKAKNVIALQVLKVLGCPPRRFLKKNALPCFSA; this is encoded by the exons ATGGAGGCAGGTGGTGATGTTCCTGCTGGGGGCGCGGGGCTACAG GAATGGACCGAGGTGGTGAGCCGGGAGAACAAGGCAGCGCTCTCAGCCTGGGTGCAAGAGACGGGCATCCGGTTGGTGCAGGTGAACGGACAGAGGAAATACGGCGGTCCTCCGCCAG GCTGGAATGGCGGGACTCCGACTTCTGGGTCAGAGGTATTCATAGGTAAAATCCCACAAGATGTCTATGAGGATAAGCTAATTCCTCTCTTCCAAAGTGTAGGGAAGCTATACGAATTCCGTCTCATGATGACTTTTAGTGGCCTGAATCGCGGCTTTGCTTACGCCAAGTATGCCAATCGGCGCAGTGCCCAGGAGGCCATTGCTGCGCTCAACAGCTTCGAGATCCTACCTGGCCACCCCATCGTGGTCTGCAGAAGCACTGAGAAGTGTGAGCTGTCGATTGACGGGATAGCGCTCTCCATCAGAAAACGCCCATTTCTACAGCTACTTTGCGAACTCACTGCAGGAGTGACCAACATCTCCTTGCACCCAAGTCCTTTCCAGAACAGGAAGCAATTTGCGACGGTGAAGTACGCCTCACATTGGGCTGCTGCCATGGCCAAAAAGGTCCTTGTAGAAG GGTCTTTATGGGTATGTGGAGACAACATTGAGGTGGATTGGCTGAAGCCATCCCTGAAACAAGAACTCAACATCCGCACCTCTGTGCAAGCCGTCCCGGAGATCTTGCCACCCGGCTGCTCAGCTGAAGATGCCCCCAGCCAAGGGCCAGTTGATCGTCCTGTGCCACTGGCAGTGGGTAGTGTTCTAGACTACCTAAACTTGCAGTGTGAGGAGGGGCAGCTGGGGACCCCTGTGTTCCTTACCAAGTGCATCCAGAAGAAACGTGGCTGGACTCAGTTTTGGTATCAAGTGGTGATCCCAAACTACCTGTCACCCTTCAGCGGGTTAATTTGGATCAAGCAAGATGAGGCTGTCGTGGAAGACCATGAAAAGGCAAAGAATGTAATAGCACTACAAGTACTTAAAGTCTTGG